The Pirellulales bacterium genome contains a region encoding:
- a CDS encoding Ppx/GppA family phosphatase: MMMQRRQFVISPELVQRIAAIDVGTNSIRLIIAEPLADGTYRVLDDERENTRLGRNLGSTGKLDPEAAQRSLDTLRRMRQITEGYQVQMMRIIGTSALREASDGEEFCRKVREEIGLNIEVISSEEEAQLAFFGVARHFDLSNKNVAVADIGGGSTEIVLALGPLVEKTYATRLGAVRLSEAHGGGQTWTDEQFAELTRSIDTTLEKTLKKPVLWPHLLVGSGGTFTSLAAMIMAARGKQALPVRGYQVSRAEVRHLLDALRKMTPKVRRCVPGLSPERADIIVAGLSVIDRLMKYLKLNLLQVHAGGVRDGLLLTMVDRSLGPPTDDPHDRWAAAERFATACGTDLNHARHVARLAGQLHEQLAPHFGLEPADRPLLEIAALLQDVGYVINYDQHHKHSYQLILNSRLSGLRPGEIELIANLARYHRGARPKKKHEQFGQFLPAERKRIRKLVAILRLAGGFDRTHSQQVESVTVVVHPGRVELLAHSRQSPEVDLWGARRRTELFERYFEVPIDINWAGASTATNGTAAELTAPAAP; this comes from the coding sequence ATGATGATGCAACGTCGCCAGTTTGTGATCTCGCCCGAGCTGGTCCAACGGATCGCAGCCATCGACGTCGGCACCAATAGCATTCGGCTCATCATTGCCGAACCTTTGGCCGACGGCACCTACCGTGTTCTCGACGACGAACGCGAGAACACCCGCTTGGGCCGCAACCTGGGCAGCACCGGCAAACTCGATCCCGAGGCCGCGCAACGCTCGCTCGACACGTTGCGCCGAATGCGGCAAATCACCGAAGGCTACCAGGTGCAGATGATGCGAATCATCGGCACCAGCGCCCTGCGCGAAGCCAGCGACGGCGAGGAATTTTGCCGAAAGGTGCGCGAGGAAATCGGCCTGAACATCGAAGTGATCTCGTCGGAGGAAGAGGCCCAATTGGCCTTTTTCGGCGTGGCCCGACATTTCGATCTCTCGAACAAGAACGTCGCCGTGGCCGACATTGGCGGGGGCAGCACCGAAATCGTCCTGGCGTTGGGGCCGCTGGTTGAAAAGACCTACGCCACGCGGTTGGGCGCCGTGCGCCTGAGCGAGGCGCACGGCGGCGGCCAGACCTGGACCGACGAGCAATTTGCCGAGCTCACGCGGTCGATCGACACGACCCTCGAAAAGACGCTCAAGAAGCCCGTGCTGTGGCCACACTTGCTGGTTGGCTCCGGCGGAACGTTCACCAGCCTGGCAGCGATGATCATGGCTGCCCGCGGCAAGCAGGCCCTGCCGGTGCGCGGCTACCAGGTTTCCCGGGCCGAGGTGCGGCACCTGCTCGATGCACTGCGCAAGATGACGCCCAAGGTGCGGCGCTGCGTGCCTGGCCTCAGTCCGGAGCGGGCGGACATCATCGTCGCCGGATTGTCCGTAATCGATCGGCTGATGAAGTACCTGAAGCTCAACCTGCTGCAGGTGCATGCGGGCGGTGTGCGCGACGGCCTGCTGTTGACGATGGTCGACCGTTCGCTCGGGCCGCCGACCGACGATCCACACGACCGCTGGGCCGCGGCCGAACGATTCGCCACGGCGTGCGGCACCGATTTGAATCACGCTCGGCACGTGGCGCGGCTGGCCGGTCAACTGCACGAGCAGCTGGCCCCGCATTTCGGCTTGGAGCCAGCCGACCGGCCGCTGTTGGAGATCGCCGCGCTGCTGCAAGACGTCGGCTACGTCATCAACTACGACCAGCACCACAAGCACAGCTATCAACTGATTCTCAATAGCCGCTTGAGCGGGCTACGGCCCGGTGAGATTGAGCTGATCGCCAACCTGGCCCGGTATCACCGCGGCGCGCGGCCCAAGAAAAAACACGAGCAGTTCGGGCAGTTTCTACCGGCGGAGCGCAAGCGGATTCGCAAGTTGGTGGCCATCTTGCGGCTCGCCGGCGGCTTCGATCGTACGCACAGTCAGCAAGTCGAGTCGGTCACGGTAGTCGTGCACCCCGGCCGCGTCGAACTGCTTGCCCACAGCCGGCAGTCTCCGGAAGTCGATCTTTGGGGTGCGCGTCGGCGCACCGAGTTGTTTGAGCGCTACTTCGAGGTGCCGATCGACATCAACTGGGCCGGTGCGTCCACGGCCACTAACGGCACCGCCGCCGAACTCACGGCACCGGCCGCGCCCTGA
- a CDS encoding secondary thiamine-phosphate synthase enzyme YjbQ — protein sequence MKSLTRYLTFSTPKRMAFVNITPEVTALVRDSGVQEGLCLVNAMHITASVFINDDEPGLLDDYQRWLEQLAPFDPSPQRYRHNRTGEDNGDAHHKRQIMGREVVVAITEGRLDFGPWEQIFYGEFDGRRPKRVLVKVIGE from the coding sequence ATGAAATCGCTGACGCGGTACCTGACCTTCTCGACGCCGAAGCGCATGGCGTTCGTCAATATCACGCCCGAGGTCACGGCCCTCGTCAGGGACAGCGGCGTGCAAGAGGGGCTATGCCTGGTCAACGCGATGCACATTACCGCCAGCGTGTTCATCAACGATGACGAGCCCGGCTTGCTCGACGACTATCAACGCTGGCTCGAGCAACTGGCGCCTTTCGACCCCTCGCCGCAGCGCTATCGCCATAATCGCACGGGCGAAGACAACGGCGATGCCCACCACAAGCGCCAGATTATGGGGCGCGAAGTCGTGGTGGCCATCACCGAGGGCCGGCTCGATTTCGGCCCCTGGGAGCAGATCTTCTACGGCGAGTTCGACGGCCGGCGTCCCAAGCGGGTGCTGGTCAAAGTGATCGGCGAGTAG